From a single Brassica oleracea var. oleracea cultivar TO1000 chromosome C5, BOL, whole genome shotgun sequence genomic region:
- the LOC106295169 gene encoding uncharacterized protein LOC106295169 isoform X3: MIAVRFLISSGRFKNKDALRHVFASRIAEIKDSPQWNKLAFVSCACNRLLLMDESLQLLPAVESLDLSRNKFAKVDNLRRCSKLKHLDLGFNQLRKISHLSEVSCHLVKLVLRNNALTTLRGIENLKSLEGLDVSFNIISDFSELEFLGSLSFLTDLWLEGNPFCCARWYRANVLSYVARPNDLKLDGKQIGNREFWKRQVVVTRRKTQPASYGFYSPAREEADDEGSFNRKKSQSKIYRLASIDTEEESTYVNSDQESASCELETQSKEENIKSDHEDDIFGLISKVEKLKKERSVLWLREVKEWMDHPSEDFVDVRKDGWSIDSEKKYYTKNGKNPKHHKEALRYPPGPLPGFQITDLNQKDQAYLLDGKPDEKGNMSTLDATHDITGSFSPSTYMQPPPHYQKDVLHRRHNLVEEILQLSADSYSVASSDSSSSCSENENYDSEQSNPEQDMLVDHLNENSPGEEILGSEKGTSLLDSQPEKSSIIKTWRIDESFKAKTNNIISGLHNSELASGVNHIYNWFDKRKSKRKPKKRVVTLLVDNSVISSGETSHRSDADISDSGEDGCVSDHLQEGSLTMACNSKRTTRFWGAEKTPEVMGGLVDEYITTTLSDSSIDETCRTYVCCDCILRQESTYTQQEVVLLRSSQDKLCVLFVDVSTDSQDRNLSLLCSHAINDIQDVSVGLGLQVVRLRFKEGTEYIFKTESIEKTTVLLNITKVLDSQATESKCLGSLENIQMEMFEKEICGGLKLSIFQYSVLQFQRSTLGEMSWLPRSLFVVDGHLFICIEDFRQLSSPPKDTSSAPYFSLDSSCSISDIFEMAIESRGSSCLSLKIKQKNSTFQARPNRTATSATWKLKLFSIECVLKFVSLVKGLHPDSPEFPLLVRHLG, encoded by the exons ATGATCGCTGTGAGGTTTCTCATTTCTTCAGGACGTTTCAAGAACAAG GATGCGTTGCGGCATGTGTTTGCTAGTAGAATCGCCGAGATAAAGGATTCACCACAGTGGAATAAGTTGGCTTTCGTTTCTTGCGCTTGTAACCGTCTCTTGCTTATGGATGAGTCGTTGCAACTTCTCCCAGCTGTTGAGTCGCTTGATCTGAGTCGGAACAAGTTTGCGAAGGTGGATAATCTTCGGAGGTGTTCCAAGCTGAAACACCTTGATCTAGGTTTCAATCAACTCAGAAAAATCTCTCACTTGAGCGAG GTATCATGTCACCTTGTTAAACTTGTTTTGAGGAACAACGCTCTAACTACATTGCGTGGGATTGAGAATTTGAAGTCACTTGAAGGCCTTGATGTTTCCTTCAATATTATTTCAGACTTCTCAGAATTGGAATTCCTTGGGAGTCTTTCATTCTTGACAGACTTGTGGCTGGAAGGAAATCCGTTTTGCTGTGCTCGATGGTACAGGGCAAATGTCCTCAGCTACGTTGCTCGTCCAAATGAT TTAAAGCTAGATGGCAAACAAATTGGGAATAGAGAATTTTGGAAGAGGCAGGTTGTTGTTACCCGTAGGAAAACTCAGCCTGCTAGCTATGGGTTCTACTCTCCGGCTAGAGAGGAAGCTGATGATGAAGGAAGCTTCAATAGAAAAAAG TCACAGTCGAAAATCTACCGGCTCGCGTCTATTGACACTGAGGAAGAGAGTACTTATGTAAATTCTGACCAAGAGTCTGCTTCATGTGAACTCGAGACTCAAAGCAAAGAGGAGAATATCAAGTCCGATCACGAAGATGATATCTTTGGTCTAATAAGTAAAGTTGAAAAGTTGAAGAAAGAACGTTCGGTTCTTTGGCTGCGAGAGGTTAAGGAGTGGATGGATCATCCGTCAGAGGATTTTGTGGATGTCAGAAAAGACGGCTGGAGTATTGATTCAGAGAAAAAGTACTACACAAAGAATGGAAAAAACCCGAAGCATCACAAGGAAGCATTGAGATATCCACCAGGGCCTTTACCCGGTTTCCAAATTACAGATCTAAATCAGAAGGATCAAGCATATCTTCTTGATGGGAAGCCAGATGAAAAAGGAAACATGTCAACATTGGATGCTACTCACGATATAACAGGATCATTTTCACCCTCAACATATATGCAACCACCCCCTCACTACCAAAAGGATGTCTTACACCGACGTCATAACCTGGTGGAAGAAATCTTGCAGCTATCAGCAGATTCTTACTCAGTAGCATCGTCTGATAGCTCGAGCAGCTGCAGTGAAAATGAAAATTATGACTCTGAGCAATCAAATCCTGAACAAGATATGTTGGTGGATCATCTTAATGAGAATAGCCCCGGCGAGGAGATTCTGGGATCTGAAAAAGGCACAAGCTTGCTTGATTCTCAACCAGAAAAAAGTAGCATAATAAAGACTTGGAGGATAGATGAATCGTTCAAAGCAAAGACCAATAATATTATTTCTGGACTACATAATAGTGAGCTTGCTTCCGGTGTTAATCATATTTATAATTGGTTTGACAAAAGGAAAAGCAAGAGGAAGCCTAAAAAGAGAGTTGTTACTCTATTGGTGGATAATAGTGTCATAAGTAGCGGAGAAACATCTCATAGAAGTGATGCTGATATCAGTGATTCTGGTGAAGATGGGTGTGTTTCTGATCATTTGCAAGAAGGTTCATTGACTATGGCTTGTAATAGTAAGAGAACTACTAGATTTTGGGGTGCTGAAAAAACCCCTGAAGTAATGGGTGGTTTAGTGGACGAGTATATTACAACAACGCTGTCAGATTCCAGCATTGATGAGACTTGTAGGACTTACGTATGTTGTGATTGCATACTACGGCAAGAATCCACCTACACGCAACA GGAAGTAGTGTTGCTGCGGAGTAGCCAAGATAAATTGTGTGTGCTGTTCGTGGATGTTTCTACTGATTCACAAG ACAGAAATTTAAGTTTATTGTGTTCGCATGCTATAAATGATATACAAGATGTCTCAGTTGGGCTAGGACTTCAAGTTGTGAG GCTACGCTTTAAGGAGGGCACGGAGTACATTTTCAAAACAGAGAGCATCGAGAAAACAACAGTTTTACTCAATATCACTAAAGTGTTGGATTCTCAAGCTACGGAATCTAAATGTTTGGGAAG TTTGGAGAATATTCAAATGGAAATGTTTGAGAAAGAAATATGTGGTGGTTTAAAGCTGAGTATATTCCAGTATAGTGTTCTCCAGTTTCAGAGAAGCACTCTTGGAG AGATGTCATGGCTTCCACGGTCACTATTTGTGGTAGATGGACATCTTTTCATATGCATTGAAGACTTCAGGCAGCTGAGTTCTCCGCCAAAGGATACTTCTTCGGCTCCATATTTCTCACTTGACTCGAGCTGCTCCATCTCCGACATTTTTGAGATG GCTATTGAATCCCGGGGAAGCTCATGCTTGTCACTGAAGATCAAGCAGAAGAATTCCACATTTCAAGCCAGACCAAACAGAACAGCGACTTCAGCAACATGGAAGCTCAAATTATTCAGCATCGAGTGTGTACTCAAATTCGTGTCTCTAGTCAAAGGACTTCATCCGGATTCACCAGAATTCCCGTTGCTCGTAAGGCATTTGGGTTAG
- the LOC106295169 gene encoding uncharacterized protein LOC106295169 isoform X4 encodes MDESLQLLPAVESLDLSRNKFAKVDNLRRCSKLKHLDLGFNQLRKISHLSEVSCHLVKLVLRNNALTTLRGIENLKSLEGLDVSFNIISDFSELEFLGSLSFLTDLWLEGNPFCCARWYRANVLSYVARPNDLKLDGKQIGNREFWKRQVVVTRRKTQPASYGFYSPAREEADDEGSFNRKKSQSKIYRLASIDTEEESTYVNSDQESASCELETQSKEENIKSDHEDDIFGLISKVEKLKKERSVLWLREVKEWMDHPSEDFVDVRKDGWSIDSEKKYYTKNGKNPKHHKEALRYPPGPLPGFQITDLNQKDQAYLLDGKPDEKGNMSTLDATHDITGSFSPSTYMQPPPHYQKDVLHRRHNLVEEILQLSADSYSVASSDSSSSCSENENYDSEQSNPEQDMLVDHLNENSPGEEILGSEKGTSLLDSQPEKSSIIKTWRIDESFKAKTNNIISGLHNSELASGVNHIYNWFDKRKSKRKPKKRVVTLLVDNSVISSGETSHRSDADISDSGEDGCVSDHLQEGSLTMACNSKRTTRFWGAEKTPEVMGGLVDEYITTTLSDSSIDETCRTYVCCDCILRQESTYTQQEVVLLRSSQDKLCVLFVDVSTDSQDRNLSLLCSHAINDIQDVSVGLGLQVVRLRFKEGTEYIFKTESIEKTTVLLNITKVLDSQATESKCLGSLENIQMEMFEKEICGGLKLSIFQYSVLQFQRSTLGEMSWLPRSLFVVDGHLFICIEDFRQLSSPPKDTSSAPYFSLDSSCSISDIFEMAIESRGSSCLSLKIKQKNSTFQARPNRTATSATWKLKLFSIECVLKFVSLVKGLHPDSPEFPLLVRHLG; translated from the exons ATGGATGAGTCGTTGCAACTTCTCCCAGCTGTTGAGTCGCTTGATCTGAGTCGGAACAAGTTTGCGAAGGTGGATAATCTTCGGAGGTGTTCCAAGCTGAAACACCTTGATCTAGGTTTCAATCAACTCAGAAAAATCTCTCACTTGAGCGAG GTATCATGTCACCTTGTTAAACTTGTTTTGAGGAACAACGCTCTAACTACATTGCGTGGGATTGAGAATTTGAAGTCACTTGAAGGCCTTGATGTTTCCTTCAATATTATTTCAGACTTCTCAGAATTGGAATTCCTTGGGAGTCTTTCATTCTTGACAGACTTGTGGCTGGAAGGAAATCCGTTTTGCTGTGCTCGATGGTACAGGGCAAATGTCCTCAGCTACGTTGCTCGTCCAAATGAT TTAAAGCTAGATGGCAAACAAATTGGGAATAGAGAATTTTGGAAGAGGCAGGTTGTTGTTACCCGTAGGAAAACTCAGCCTGCTAGCTATGGGTTCTACTCTCCGGCTAGAGAGGAAGCTGATGATGAAGGAAGCTTCAATAGAAAAAAG TCACAGTCGAAAATCTACCGGCTCGCGTCTATTGACACTGAGGAAGAGAGTACTTATGTAAATTCTGACCAAGAGTCTGCTTCATGTGAACTCGAGACTCAAAGCAAAGAGGAGAATATCAAGTCCGATCACGAAGATGATATCTTTGGTCTAATAAGTAAAGTTGAAAAGTTGAAGAAAGAACGTTCGGTTCTTTGGCTGCGAGAGGTTAAGGAGTGGATGGATCATCCGTCAGAGGATTTTGTGGATGTCAGAAAAGACGGCTGGAGTATTGATTCAGAGAAAAAGTACTACACAAAGAATGGAAAAAACCCGAAGCATCACAAGGAAGCATTGAGATATCCACCAGGGCCTTTACCCGGTTTCCAAATTACAGATCTAAATCAGAAGGATCAAGCATATCTTCTTGATGGGAAGCCAGATGAAAAAGGAAACATGTCAACATTGGATGCTACTCACGATATAACAGGATCATTTTCACCCTCAACATATATGCAACCACCCCCTCACTACCAAAAGGATGTCTTACACCGACGTCATAACCTGGTGGAAGAAATCTTGCAGCTATCAGCAGATTCTTACTCAGTAGCATCGTCTGATAGCTCGAGCAGCTGCAGTGAAAATGAAAATTATGACTCTGAGCAATCAAATCCTGAACAAGATATGTTGGTGGATCATCTTAATGAGAATAGCCCCGGCGAGGAGATTCTGGGATCTGAAAAAGGCACAAGCTTGCTTGATTCTCAACCAGAAAAAAGTAGCATAATAAAGACTTGGAGGATAGATGAATCGTTCAAAGCAAAGACCAATAATATTATTTCTGGACTACATAATAGTGAGCTTGCTTCCGGTGTTAATCATATTTATAATTGGTTTGACAAAAGGAAAAGCAAGAGGAAGCCTAAAAAGAGAGTTGTTACTCTATTGGTGGATAATAGTGTCATAAGTAGCGGAGAAACATCTCATAGAAGTGATGCTGATATCAGTGATTCTGGTGAAGATGGGTGTGTTTCTGATCATTTGCAAGAAGGTTCATTGACTATGGCTTGTAATAGTAAGAGAACTACTAGATTTTGGGGTGCTGAAAAAACCCCTGAAGTAATGGGTGGTTTAGTGGACGAGTATATTACAACAACGCTGTCAGATTCCAGCATTGATGAGACTTGTAGGACTTACGTATGTTGTGATTGCATACTACGGCAAGAATCCACCTACACGCAACA GGAAGTAGTGTTGCTGCGGAGTAGCCAAGATAAATTGTGTGTGCTGTTCGTGGATGTTTCTACTGATTCACAAG ACAGAAATTTAAGTTTATTGTGTTCGCATGCTATAAATGATATACAAGATGTCTCAGTTGGGCTAGGACTTCAAGTTGTGAG GCTACGCTTTAAGGAGGGCACGGAGTACATTTTCAAAACAGAGAGCATCGAGAAAACAACAGTTTTACTCAATATCACTAAAGTGTTGGATTCTCAAGCTACGGAATCTAAATGTTTGGGAAG TTTGGAGAATATTCAAATGGAAATGTTTGAGAAAGAAATATGTGGTGGTTTAAAGCTGAGTATATTCCAGTATAGTGTTCTCCAGTTTCAGAGAAGCACTCTTGGAG AGATGTCATGGCTTCCACGGTCACTATTTGTGGTAGATGGACATCTTTTCATATGCATTGAAGACTTCAGGCAGCTGAGTTCTCCGCCAAAGGATACTTCTTCGGCTCCATATTTCTCACTTGACTCGAGCTGCTCCATCTCCGACATTTTTGAGATG GCTATTGAATCCCGGGGAAGCTCATGCTTGTCACTGAAGATCAAGCAGAAGAATTCCACATTTCAAGCCAGACCAAACAGAACAGCGACTTCAGCAACATGGAAGCTCAAATTATTCAGCATCGAGTGTGTACTCAAATTCGTGTCTCTAGTCAAAGGACTTCATCCGGATTCACCAGAATTCCCGTTGCTCGTAAGGCATTTGGGTTAG
- the LOC106295169 gene encoding uncharacterized protein LOC106295169 isoform X1, which produces MAIVTGDRYLENLERFLEENADSLIDATDVLKLNPAGLHYVHLRLESLREVERMLSGAPVDYLRAYVSDIGDYRALEQLRRILRLLPSLKVVSSLPSPARDPTPLSLLPFARLKVLELRGCDLSTSSAKGLLELRHTLEKLICHNSTDALRHVFASRIAEIKDSPQWNKLAFVSCACNRLLLMDESLQLLPAVESLDLSRNKFAKVDNLRRCSKLKHLDLGFNQLRKISHLSEVSCHLVKLVLRNNALTTLRGIENLKSLEGLDVSFNIISDFSELEFLGSLSFLTDLWLEGNPFCCARWYRANVLSYVARPNDLKLDGKQIGNREFWKRQVVVTRRKTQPASYGFYSPAREEADDEGSFNRKKSQSKIYRLASIDTEEESTYVNSDQESASCELETQSKEENIKSDHEDDIFGLISKVEKLKKERSVLWLREVKEWMDHPSEDFVDVRKDGWSIDSEKKYYTKNGKNPKHHKEALRYPPGPLPGFQITDLNQKDQAYLLDGKPDEKGNMSTLDATHDITGSFSPSTYMQPPPHYQKDVLHRRHNLVEEILQLSADSYSVASSDSSSSCSENENYDSEQSNPEQDMLVDHLNENSPGEEILGSEKGTSLLDSQPEKSSIIKTWRIDESFKAKTNNIISGLHNSELASGVNHIYNWFDKRKSKRKPKKRVVTLLVDNSVISSGETSHRSDADISDSGEDGCVSDHLQEGSLTMACNSKRTTRFWGAEKTPEVMGGLVDEYITTTLSDSSIDETCRTYVCCDCILRQESTYTQQEVVLLRSSQDKLCVLFVDVSTDSQDRNLSLLCSHAINDIQDVSVGLGLQVVRLRFKEGTEYIFKTESIEKTTVLLNITKVLDSQATESKCLGSLENIQMEMFEKEICGGLKLSIFQYSVLQFQRSTLGEMSWLPRSLFVVDGHLFICIEDFRQLSSPPKDTSSAPYFSLDSSCSISDIFEMAIESRGSSCLSLKIKQKNSTFQARPNRTATSATWKLKLFSIECVLKFVSLVKGLHPDSPEFPLLVRHLG; this is translated from the exons ATGGCGATCGTGACGGGAGATCGATACCTGGAGAATCTCGAGAGGTTCCTCGAAGAAAACGCCGATTCGCTCATCGACGCCACCGATGTCCTCAAGCTCAACCCCGCGGGGCTTCACTACGTCCATCTCCGCCTCGAATCTCTCCGCGAAGTCGAGCGTATGCTCTCCGGAGCTCCCGTTGACTATCTCCGCGCCTACGTCTCCGATATCGGTGATTACCGCGCCTTAGAGCAGCTCCGACGTATCCTCCGCCTCCTCCCTTCTCTGAAAGTCGTCTCCTCGCTTCCTTCGCCGGCTCGTGATCCCACGCCGCTCTCTCTTCTTCCCTTTGCGAGGCTTAAGGTCTTGGAGCTGCGCGGGTGTGATTTGTCCACTTCGTCTGCTAAGGGATTGCTCGAACTCAGGCACACCTTGGAGAAGTTGATCTGCCACAATTCCACT GATGCGTTGCGGCATGTGTTTGCTAGTAGAATCGCCGAGATAAAGGATTCACCACAGTGGAATAAGTTGGCTTTCGTTTCTTGCGCTTGTAACCGTCTCTTGCTTATGGATGAGTCGTTGCAACTTCTCCCAGCTGTTGAGTCGCTTGATCTGAGTCGGAACAAGTTTGCGAAGGTGGATAATCTTCGGAGGTGTTCCAAGCTGAAACACCTTGATCTAGGTTTCAATCAACTCAGAAAAATCTCTCACTTGAGCGAG GTATCATGTCACCTTGTTAAACTTGTTTTGAGGAACAACGCTCTAACTACATTGCGTGGGATTGAGAATTTGAAGTCACTTGAAGGCCTTGATGTTTCCTTCAATATTATTTCAGACTTCTCAGAATTGGAATTCCTTGGGAGTCTTTCATTCTTGACAGACTTGTGGCTGGAAGGAAATCCGTTTTGCTGTGCTCGATGGTACAGGGCAAATGTCCTCAGCTACGTTGCTCGTCCAAATGAT TTAAAGCTAGATGGCAAACAAATTGGGAATAGAGAATTTTGGAAGAGGCAGGTTGTTGTTACCCGTAGGAAAACTCAGCCTGCTAGCTATGGGTTCTACTCTCCGGCTAGAGAGGAAGCTGATGATGAAGGAAGCTTCAATAGAAAAAAG TCACAGTCGAAAATCTACCGGCTCGCGTCTATTGACACTGAGGAAGAGAGTACTTATGTAAATTCTGACCAAGAGTCTGCTTCATGTGAACTCGAGACTCAAAGCAAAGAGGAGAATATCAAGTCCGATCACGAAGATGATATCTTTGGTCTAATAAGTAAAGTTGAAAAGTTGAAGAAAGAACGTTCGGTTCTTTGGCTGCGAGAGGTTAAGGAGTGGATGGATCATCCGTCAGAGGATTTTGTGGATGTCAGAAAAGACGGCTGGAGTATTGATTCAGAGAAAAAGTACTACACAAAGAATGGAAAAAACCCGAAGCATCACAAGGAAGCATTGAGATATCCACCAGGGCCTTTACCCGGTTTCCAAATTACAGATCTAAATCAGAAGGATCAAGCATATCTTCTTGATGGGAAGCCAGATGAAAAAGGAAACATGTCAACATTGGATGCTACTCACGATATAACAGGATCATTTTCACCCTCAACATATATGCAACCACCCCCTCACTACCAAAAGGATGTCTTACACCGACGTCATAACCTGGTGGAAGAAATCTTGCAGCTATCAGCAGATTCTTACTCAGTAGCATCGTCTGATAGCTCGAGCAGCTGCAGTGAAAATGAAAATTATGACTCTGAGCAATCAAATCCTGAACAAGATATGTTGGTGGATCATCTTAATGAGAATAGCCCCGGCGAGGAGATTCTGGGATCTGAAAAAGGCACAAGCTTGCTTGATTCTCAACCAGAAAAAAGTAGCATAATAAAGACTTGGAGGATAGATGAATCGTTCAAAGCAAAGACCAATAATATTATTTCTGGACTACATAATAGTGAGCTTGCTTCCGGTGTTAATCATATTTATAATTGGTTTGACAAAAGGAAAAGCAAGAGGAAGCCTAAAAAGAGAGTTGTTACTCTATTGGTGGATAATAGTGTCATAAGTAGCGGAGAAACATCTCATAGAAGTGATGCTGATATCAGTGATTCTGGTGAAGATGGGTGTGTTTCTGATCATTTGCAAGAAGGTTCATTGACTATGGCTTGTAATAGTAAGAGAACTACTAGATTTTGGGGTGCTGAAAAAACCCCTGAAGTAATGGGTGGTTTAGTGGACGAGTATATTACAACAACGCTGTCAGATTCCAGCATTGATGAGACTTGTAGGACTTACGTATGTTGTGATTGCATACTACGGCAAGAATCCACCTACACGCAACA GGAAGTAGTGTTGCTGCGGAGTAGCCAAGATAAATTGTGTGTGCTGTTCGTGGATGTTTCTACTGATTCACAAG ACAGAAATTTAAGTTTATTGTGTTCGCATGCTATAAATGATATACAAGATGTCTCAGTTGGGCTAGGACTTCAAGTTGTGAG GCTACGCTTTAAGGAGGGCACGGAGTACATTTTCAAAACAGAGAGCATCGAGAAAACAACAGTTTTACTCAATATCACTAAAGTGTTGGATTCTCAAGCTACGGAATCTAAATGTTTGGGAAG TTTGGAGAATATTCAAATGGAAATGTTTGAGAAAGAAATATGTGGTGGTTTAAAGCTGAGTATATTCCAGTATAGTGTTCTCCAGTTTCAGAGAAGCACTCTTGGAG AGATGTCATGGCTTCCACGGTCACTATTTGTGGTAGATGGACATCTTTTCATATGCATTGAAGACTTCAGGCAGCTGAGTTCTCCGCCAAAGGATACTTCTTCGGCTCCATATTTCTCACTTGACTCGAGCTGCTCCATCTCCGACATTTTTGAGATG GCTATTGAATCCCGGGGAAGCTCATGCTTGTCACTGAAGATCAAGCAGAAGAATTCCACATTTCAAGCCAGACCAAACAGAACAGCGACTTCAGCAACATGGAAGCTCAAATTATTCAGCATCGAGTGTGTACTCAAATTCGTGTCTCTAGTCAAAGGACTTCATCCGGATTCACCAGAATTCCCGTTGCTCGTAAGGCATTTGGGTTAG
- the LOC106295169 gene encoding uncharacterized protein LOC106295169 isoform X2, whose product MIAVRFLISSGRFKNKVDDALRHVFASRIAEIKDSPQWNKLAFVSCACNRLLLMDESLQLLPAVESLDLSRNKFAKVDNLRRCSKLKHLDLGFNQLRKISHLSEVSCHLVKLVLRNNALTTLRGIENLKSLEGLDVSFNIISDFSELEFLGSLSFLTDLWLEGNPFCCARWYRANVLSYVARPNDLKLDGKQIGNREFWKRQVVVTRRKTQPASYGFYSPAREEADDEGSFNRKKSQSKIYRLASIDTEEESTYVNSDQESASCELETQSKEENIKSDHEDDIFGLISKVEKLKKERSVLWLREVKEWMDHPSEDFVDVRKDGWSIDSEKKYYTKNGKNPKHHKEALRYPPGPLPGFQITDLNQKDQAYLLDGKPDEKGNMSTLDATHDITGSFSPSTYMQPPPHYQKDVLHRRHNLVEEILQLSADSYSVASSDSSSSCSENENYDSEQSNPEQDMLVDHLNENSPGEEILGSEKGTSLLDSQPEKSSIIKTWRIDESFKAKTNNIISGLHNSELASGVNHIYNWFDKRKSKRKPKKRVVTLLVDNSVISSGETSHRSDADISDSGEDGCVSDHLQEGSLTMACNSKRTTRFWGAEKTPEVMGGLVDEYITTTLSDSSIDETCRTYVCCDCILRQESTYTQQEVVLLRSSQDKLCVLFVDVSTDSQDRNLSLLCSHAINDIQDVSVGLGLQVVRLRFKEGTEYIFKTESIEKTTVLLNITKVLDSQATESKCLGSLENIQMEMFEKEICGGLKLSIFQYSVLQFQRSTLGEMSWLPRSLFVVDGHLFICIEDFRQLSSPPKDTSSAPYFSLDSSCSISDIFEMAIESRGSSCLSLKIKQKNSTFQARPNRTATSATWKLKLFSIECVLKFVSLVKGLHPDSPEFPLLVRHLG is encoded by the exons ATGATCGCTGTGAGGTTTCTCATTTCTTCAGGACGTTTCAAGAACAAGGTTGAT GATGCGTTGCGGCATGTGTTTGCTAGTAGAATCGCCGAGATAAAGGATTCACCACAGTGGAATAAGTTGGCTTTCGTTTCTTGCGCTTGTAACCGTCTCTTGCTTATGGATGAGTCGTTGCAACTTCTCCCAGCTGTTGAGTCGCTTGATCTGAGTCGGAACAAGTTTGCGAAGGTGGATAATCTTCGGAGGTGTTCCAAGCTGAAACACCTTGATCTAGGTTTCAATCAACTCAGAAAAATCTCTCACTTGAGCGAG GTATCATGTCACCTTGTTAAACTTGTTTTGAGGAACAACGCTCTAACTACATTGCGTGGGATTGAGAATTTGAAGTCACTTGAAGGCCTTGATGTTTCCTTCAATATTATTTCAGACTTCTCAGAATTGGAATTCCTTGGGAGTCTTTCATTCTTGACAGACTTGTGGCTGGAAGGAAATCCGTTTTGCTGTGCTCGATGGTACAGGGCAAATGTCCTCAGCTACGTTGCTCGTCCAAATGAT TTAAAGCTAGATGGCAAACAAATTGGGAATAGAGAATTTTGGAAGAGGCAGGTTGTTGTTACCCGTAGGAAAACTCAGCCTGCTAGCTATGGGTTCTACTCTCCGGCTAGAGAGGAAGCTGATGATGAAGGAAGCTTCAATAGAAAAAAG TCACAGTCGAAAATCTACCGGCTCGCGTCTATTGACACTGAGGAAGAGAGTACTTATGTAAATTCTGACCAAGAGTCTGCTTCATGTGAACTCGAGACTCAAAGCAAAGAGGAGAATATCAAGTCCGATCACGAAGATGATATCTTTGGTCTAATAAGTAAAGTTGAAAAGTTGAAGAAAGAACGTTCGGTTCTTTGGCTGCGAGAGGTTAAGGAGTGGATGGATCATCCGTCAGAGGATTTTGTGGATGTCAGAAAAGACGGCTGGAGTATTGATTCAGAGAAAAAGTACTACACAAAGAATGGAAAAAACCCGAAGCATCACAAGGAAGCATTGAGATATCCACCAGGGCCTTTACCCGGTTTCCAAATTACAGATCTAAATCAGAAGGATCAAGCATATCTTCTTGATGGGAAGCCAGATGAAAAAGGAAACATGTCAACATTGGATGCTACTCACGATATAACAGGATCATTTTCACCCTCAACATATATGCAACCACCCCCTCACTACCAAAAGGATGTCTTACACCGACGTCATAACCTGGTGGAAGAAATCTTGCAGCTATCAGCAGATTCTTACTCAGTAGCATCGTCTGATAGCTCGAGCAGCTGCAGTGAAAATGAAAATTATGACTCTGAGCAATCAAATCCTGAACAAGATATGTTGGTGGATCATCTTAATGAGAATAGCCCCGGCGAGGAGATTCTGGGATCTGAAAAAGGCACAAGCTTGCTTGATTCTCAACCAGAAAAAAGTAGCATAATAAAGACTTGGAGGATAGATGAATCGTTCAAAGCAAAGACCAATAATATTATTTCTGGACTACATAATAGTGAGCTTGCTTCCGGTGTTAATCATATTTATAATTGGTTTGACAAAAGGAAAAGCAAGAGGAAGCCTAAAAAGAGAGTTGTTACTCTATTGGTGGATAATAGTGTCATAAGTAGCGGAGAAACATCTCATAGAAGTGATGCTGATATCAGTGATTCTGGTGAAGATGGGTGTGTTTCTGATCATTTGCAAGAAGGTTCATTGACTATGGCTTGTAATAGTAAGAGAACTACTAGATTTTGGGGTGCTGAAAAAACCCCTGAAGTAATGGGTGGTTTAGTGGACGAGTATATTACAACAACGCTGTCAGATTCCAGCATTGATGAGACTTGTAGGACTTACGTATGTTGTGATTGCATACTACGGCAAGAATCCACCTACACGCAACA GGAAGTAGTGTTGCTGCGGAGTAGCCAAGATAAATTGTGTGTGCTGTTCGTGGATGTTTCTACTGATTCACAAG ACAGAAATTTAAGTTTATTGTGTTCGCATGCTATAAATGATATACAAGATGTCTCAGTTGGGCTAGGACTTCAAGTTGTGAG GCTACGCTTTAAGGAGGGCACGGAGTACATTTTCAAAACAGAGAGCATCGAGAAAACAACAGTTTTACTCAATATCACTAAAGTGTTGGATTCTCAAGCTACGGAATCTAAATGTTTGGGAAG TTTGGAGAATATTCAAATGGAAATGTTTGAGAAAGAAATATGTGGTGGTTTAAAGCTGAGTATATTCCAGTATAGTGTTCTCCAGTTTCAGAGAAGCACTCTTGGAG AGATGTCATGGCTTCCACGGTCACTATTTGTGGTAGATGGACATCTTTTCATATGCATTGAAGACTTCAGGCAGCTGAGTTCTCCGCCAAAGGATACTTCTTCGGCTCCATATTTCTCACTTGACTCGAGCTGCTCCATCTCCGACATTTTTGAGATG GCTATTGAATCCCGGGGAAGCTCATGCTTGTCACTGAAGATCAAGCAGAAGAATTCCACATTTCAAGCCAGACCAAACAGAACAGCGACTTCAGCAACATGGAAGCTCAAATTATTCAGCATCGAGTGTGTACTCAAATTCGTGTCTCTAGTCAAAGGACTTCATCCGGATTCACCAGAATTCCCGTTGCTCGTAAGGCATTTGGGTTAG